The Candidatus Nezhaarchaeota archaeon DNA window AAGAAAGCTCTTCCTCAGTCCTCCTCTTCTTAACGGCTCTGTCGAAGACTATCCAGTTACGATACCACTCCTCGTTCTCCTTCCTAAGAAGTTCAAGAACCGTCTTCGTAAGCTCTTTAGCACTAACTTCACTCTTATCTGTAGCTATAAGCCTAGCAGTAATGAGCGCCGCGATTTTACGAGCCGTCTCCAAGGTAGCACCAGCCTTTAGACATGAAACAACGATTTTCTCATATACGTACGGCTCTTTGCTTCCATCCCTCTTAACGACAAAAATCTGAGGCATCCACGCAAACATTATCTACACCTACGTAAAGAAAGTGTAAAGGATGATATAAACATTTTACGCCTCATATAAGTAGAAGTACTTCGAATTTCTAATGCATAGAGGAAAATCTTCCAGATTTACTGTTTGTCTACACCATGACTCCACACTAAGCAGCAGAATAGCTGCAGGAGAGTTTCACCCCGAGAATAAGATAAGTTTATGGTGACCTCATGTAAACCGCATTCTAAGCTAATATGATAATAGTCAATTTCTCTACATCCATTAGGAGCTAAGCATCAAACATCTGTAATAAATCGATTTTCATGACTTACATACAATACAAATCTAACCTCTATAAATGGCTCTAACCTTAACCCCCTCACATTTAAAAGTTAGACTACTTCATTCTGCTTTACCATGTTGCTCTCACTACTACACAAGTTTACCTGGTGTAGTTGAAGATCTATATGCTTGAGTTGAGTATGCTATTATTATTGTTATTGTTTAATAATAGCACTAACATTTTATACTCATGATCTCTACGTCTCAGCAAGGAGTAGGCATAATAATCTCCATTGTTGATGCTATACAACCAAGGTAGTGTTAGTAGCCTGTTGACACATTAATTAATGTGATTGTAGAGCTTGGTACTTTATTGTTCGTTCTCTTCTAGTTCATGTGAATTGTACTTTATATTCAAGTTCTTCGTTGTCATCTCAAAGGGACTTTGAACGTTAATGATTATTTGAGAGTATAAGTGTTTATGTTTTTGCTCATTCTAGGTTTACTCCTAGTTGAGCATCTATATTTCGGATGATATTTTCAATGAACTTTATTCTCCATAGGAAAAGCGATCAGCATCTCCCTTCACTCTCATTGTTTGATTTTAGTATTTACGCCTTGATCCCTCTTCATTAACCAGCTTTCTTTTAACTTCCTTAATGCTTCTCCAGATACTTCCCTCCCCTCCATCATCAGTTTGTACGCATCCTCTTCAAGGTCTAGCTCAGTGTATACCCCCTTCTCGTTCAGCTTTCTCCTTGCTTCCTCTATGCTACCAGTGTTCGATAATTCTGAGATTAGTGGATTAAGCTCCGCCACAACACTTGACTTTAGGAAGAAGGTTATCAGGCTTAATGGGGTCACGTAGACTGTTCTAGATCCTGCTCTGATCTCCACTTCTCCGTAAGCTCCTCTTGCAGCCATTAACGTGGCTCTACTAGCTTCACTCTCGACTTGTATCAATACTTTCTCCAAGACCTCAACGTCTTCCAGCGTTACCCCCCTTGCCCCCAAGTATCCTCCTCGTTTGGCTACGAGAGCTATTCTCTTCAATATGTACTCTGGGCTTAGCTCTCCATCACTTCCAGGTGAGTGGACGGCCAGTACTCCTTGCACATCCCTTAGATCTTTAAGAGCAGCTAGCCCTATGAAGTCTGCCAGAGGGCTCCA harbors:
- a CDS encoding ATP cone domain-containing protein, with protein sequence MFAWMPQIFVVKRDGSKEPYVYEKIVVSCLKAGATLETARKIAALITARLIATDKSEVSAKELTKTVLELLRKENEEWYRNWIVFDRAVKKRRTEEELS
- a CDS encoding DUF1152 domain-containing protein, whose protein sequence is MELLVGKATCALFVALGGGGDVASAAMLALAARRLGIKSHVASIIWERLPIDPIPGPVRFNEVVGSIRIGEHAMIVTKDSRALRGGRAIAFQAANVSKVLGEPVGVVDVASGCAGVKEGLKELSTYFGCDTILGVDVGGDVLATGFERELWSPLADFIGLAALKDLRDVQGVLAVHSPGSDGELSPEYILKRIALVAKRGGYLGARGVTLEDVEVLEKVLIQVESEASRATLMAARGAYGEVEIRAGSRTVYVTPLSLITFFLKSSVVAELNPLISELSNTGSIEEARRKLNEKGVYTELDLEEDAYKLMMEGREVSGEALRKLKESWLMKRDQGVNTKIKQ